TGTGGAAACAAATTTTGACAAAAACAGCAGGCGAATTGCATAACTTGACTTTGAGAAAATATTGTGGTAAGATAACTTCTGTTGATAGTGCTAGTAAGAGTTCAATATGGCTCCGTAGCTCAGCTGGATAGAGCGTTTGACTACGAATCAAAAGGTCGTGGGTTCGAATCCCCCCGGGGTCACCATTCATTACATGCAATTTATTGTAAAGGTTCTGGAACTTTCCAGGACTTTTTTTGTTTATCAAAACATATACATGGAAAGAAGAAAATCATCGCAGTAATTTAAATCAAATTTATTAAGGGGTTAGTTATAGAGAGGAAATTGCTGCTGAAAGCCGAAATAGATTGTATATTTTGGTGATTAAAAGTGAAAGAGGGATAAGGGTGCGATTGCGATTTTGTCCTTCGTGCGGGGGCAAGCTGCCTCCTCAGACAGAAGGAATACGGTTCTGTCCTTTTTGCGGGGAAAACGTAGCCCGATTTGCCGAAACAGAGCGCGAGAATGAGCAAGACCATGCTAATGGATTAGGCGAAAAGACAGAGATTTTGGCTGAGAAATATTATACGGTGGTATTGAAATCATGCGGCAACAAGGAACGTTTGGCAAAGCGCCTGAGCGAGGTTCTCCGTCGCGGTCTGACGGCTACGCGCATGGCGGTTGACATGGTGCCCTGCGTGATTATGTACAAAAGCAAGGCCTGTGATATCGAGACCGTAATTCGTATTCTTGAAGATGAAAATCTCTACTATACAGTGATTAGGGGAAATTTCGATTTTTCTGTTTCTATTGAGAATATAATTCCCGGATTTTTTGATTTGGATGAACAACTGCAGCTTACGCTTCGCAATACGCCGGCTGCTTTGTGGCTGGGAGAACAGGTACGGCTGGTCGTACCTGAAGTATTGGCGGAAGATCGGCTTGGCTCGCTGGTAGTAACTGACCGGAGTTTGTATGTCTTTCCGGATTCAGCAGGCGAACGGCGTACAGAGTGGTTCACGATTCCCTATGCTCATTTGGCAGAGGTGGTGAATCACAGAGAGCAAAGCGGCGAATTGGAACTGATTTACAAAGAATATAACCGGGAAGAGTGGCTGCGGATTGACAATGGGGAGCAATTGGAAAAGGTGTATGAGCAAATCCGGCGAGGGCTGCTGCGGTGACGGAGCTCGTTGCGGGGCAGTGAGGGTTTGGCTAGTCAGACGGGATTGATAAATAAATTAGGCAAAAGTAAAAGACACTGTTTGTCATCAGGACATTCGTGTCTTTTATTTTTATTTTATCGGAAAGCATAAATTATATTTTAAAATTATTCAATAAATATAAATAAAATATTGCGTTTAAGCAAAGTTTCGATATATAATTTTAATATTAAATAAGAATGGAGAATTATATTATGATTACACTTGACAACTATGATAAAGCAATTCTTAAGGCTTTGCAAAGGGATTCTTCTATATCGAATTTGGACTTATCGAAATTGATAGGGTTATCCACGTCGGCATGCCTTGCGAGAACAAAGAATTTAAAAGAATTAGGCGTTATCAAACAATTTACAACGATTGTTGATGAAAAAAAATTGGGGATGGACACTCTCGCGTTTATTATGGTGAATTTGGTGCCCCTTAACAGAGAAACTGCTAATTTCTTTGTAGCGGAAGTCAATAAGCTTCCTCAGGTACTTGAATGCTATACTCTTACCGGCAGTCGGGACTATCTTTTAAAGATCGTTGCTAAGGATATGAAGAGTTATAGGGATTTTGTGATTGATTCGGTTATGGCAATACCCGGAGTGAGCCGGGTGGAAACCAGTATTGTAATGAGCATTGAAAAAAGAACAATATCTCTACCAATTGAACAAGAATAGTGAGGTACTAGCGATGGGAGTAAAAACGAGAGCCTTAAAAGCGGCTTTTCCATATACGATTCCGGTATTGACTGGATACATATTTCTCGGTGCTGCTTACGGCATCTTGATGAACAGTAAAGGGTATTCTTTGGGGTTGACGGTGTTGATGAGCATCATTACTTATGCAGGTTCGATGCAGTTTGTGGCTGTTAATCTGCTGGCTGCAGCGTTTAACCCGCTGTATGCCTTTTTACTGACGCTTATGATAAACGCAAGACATTTATTTTATGGTATTTCTATGTTGAACAGGTTTAGCGGAACAGGTAAGAAAAAAATGTATCTGGTTTTCGGACTTACCGATGAAACTTTTTCGCTCCTTTGCTCAACCGAGCCACCTCGGGGTATCGACAGAAATTGGTTTATGTTTTTTGTAACGTTGTTAGACCATTTATATTGGATAACAGGCTCGATATTGGGAGGGGTTGTAGGGGCAATGGTTTCTTTTAATACTAAAGGCATCGATTTTGTTATGACCGCTTTATTTGTGGTTATTCTTACAAATCAATGGAAATCACAAAAACACCACTCCCCAGCAATAATTGGCATAGGAGTAACGGCTGCGTGTCTGTTCTTTTTTGGCTCGATTCATTTTATGATTCCTTCCATGGTCATGATTG
The DNA window shown above is from Veillonellales bacterium and carries:
- a CDS encoding zinc ribbon domain-containing protein; translation: MIKSERGIRVRLRFCPSCGGKLPPQTEGIRFCPFCGENVARFAETERENEQDHANGLGEKTEILAEKYYTVVLKSCGNKERLAKRLSEVLRRGLTATRMAVDMVPCVIMYKSKACDIETVIRILEDENLYYTVIRGNFDFSVSIENIIPGFFDLDEQLQLTLRNTPAALWLGEQVRLVVPEVLAEDRLGSLVVTDRSLYVFPDSAGERRTEWFTIPYAHLAEVVNHREQSGELELIYKEYNREEWLRIDNGEQLEKVYEQIRRGLLR
- a CDS encoding Lrp/AsnC family transcriptional regulator; amino-acid sequence: MITLDNYDKAILKALQRDSSISNLDLSKLIGLSTSACLARTKNLKELGVIKQFTTIVDEKKLGMDTLAFIMVNLVPLNRETANFFVAEVNKLPQVLECYTLTGSRDYLLKIVAKDMKSYRDFVIDSVMAIPGVSRVETSIVMSIEKRTISLPIEQE
- a CDS encoding AzlC family ABC transporter permease; this encodes MKKEQYLYQLNKNSEVLAMGVKTRALKAAFPYTIPVLTGYIFLGAAYGILMNSKGYSLGLTVLMSIITYAGSMQFVAVNLLAAAFNPLYAFLLTLMINARHLFYGISMLNRFSGTGKKKMYLVFGLTDETFSLLCSTEPPRGIDRNWFMFFVTLLDHLYWITGSILGGVVGAMVSFNTKGIDFVMTALFVVILTNQWKSQKHHSPAIIGIGVTAACLFFFGSIHFMIPSMVMIVVILTLFKAPIERKVAE